The following proteins are co-located in the Calliphora vicina chromosome 2, idCalVici1.1, whole genome shotgun sequence genome:
- the LOC135951777 gene encoding protein-lysine N-methyltransferase CG9154 encodes MNDEDIALPADTLAILNQFLAEKAQREQQELDKIEQKAGTEAEFEEDWQLSQFWYSTSTKKSLGSAVSQLLEDVADKSAYSIALLSSPSLYATVKEIHGNVKIFEFDKRFSAYGDDFVFYDFNEGDNEHYLAELWHKFDLIIADPPFLSEECITKISKIIKNLLKPQGKIIFCSGEIVEPWLTASLPVNKCKFQPEHERNLGNEFVSYANFSLDEFIKA; translated from the exons ATGAATGATGAGGATATTGCTTTACCGGCTGATACTTTAgccattttaaatcaatttttggctGAAAAGGCTCAACGCGAACAACAGGAATTGgacaaaattgaacaaaaagcGGGTACAGAAGCCGAATTTGAAGAGGATTGG caaTTAAGTCAATTTTGGTATAGTACGAGTACCAAAAAGAGTTTGGGATCTGCGGTCAGTCAATTGCTAGAGGATGTAGCGGATAAATCTGCCTATAGTATTGCTTTGCTATCAAGTCCATCTTTATACGCTACTGTTAAAGAAATACATGGCAATG taaaaatctttgaatttGACAAACGCTTTTCCGCCTATGGagatgattttgttttttacgATTTCAATGAAGGTGACAATGAGCACTACCTTGCAGAACTCTGGCATAAGTTCGACCTAATTATAGCAGATCCACCCTTTCTCTCGGAAGAATGCAtaacaaaaatatctaaaattataaaaaatcttctAAAACCCCAAGgcaaaatcatattttgttcGGGCGAAATTGTGGAACCCTGGTTGACTGCTAGCCTGCcggtaaataaatgtaaatttcaacCTGAACATGAGCGTAATTTGGGCAATGAATTTGTATCATATGCCAATTTTAGTTTAGACGAATTTATAAAAgcataa
- the Pfdn1 gene encoding prefoldin subunit 1: MEQMDMELKKAFTEMQINKIETTKKINMIDMKCDMVKTGKQKYQLTEKGTSDLTQDTRVYLSVGRMFVLTSVQDMRGDLKAKQEKCDKAIELLSKKKEFLAKSLKDQEDGLRELVQQRKEAEATK; encoded by the exons ATGGAACAAATGGATATGGAATTAAAAAAG GCATTCACCgaaatgcaaataaataaaattgagacaACCAAGAAAATTAATATGATTGATATGAAGTGTGATATGGTGAAGACCggcaaacaaaaatatcaattgaCCGAAAAGGGTACCAGTGATTTAACACAGGATACTAG AGTTTATTTATCGGTAGGCCGTATGTTTGTCTTAACCAGCGTCCAGGATATGCGTGGTGACTTAAAAGCTAAACAAGAAAAATGTGATAAGGCCATTGAATTGCTGAGCAAAAAGAAGGAATTTTTGGCGAAATCACTTAAGGATCAAGAAGATGGCTTACGTGAATTAGTGCAACAACGTAAAGAAGCCGAAGCCACCAAATAG
- the LOC135951240 gene encoding sperm mitochondrial-associated cysteine-rich protein-like isoform X2, translating into MCDPCCGPCPPCGPCGPCSPCDPCCAPFEPKACRSRELRCGIMYTTCDCIKRNGLQDKCPRALCQGRSACMCFPTPGCCPASFPLRYANVTMGVKRRRCVTSCPSPPAYGNCDMPSACCGPSNTPCGAPSPIPCSPSPLCCPPLPEGGIPDPRVWNACNTPASYPCGF; encoded by the exons atgtgtgacCCATGCTGCGGACCTTGCCCACCCTGCGGACCTTGTGGTCCCTGCAGTCCCTGTGATCCCTGCTGTGCACCATTTGAG CCCAAGGCCTGTCGTAGTCGTGAATTACGCTGCGGCATTATGTACACCACATGTGATTGCATCAAACGTAACGGCCTTCAGGACAAATGTCCACGTGCTTTATGTCAGGGTCGTTCGGCTTGCATGTGTTTTCCAACGCCCGGTTGTTGTCCTGCCTCATTTCCTTTACGATATGCTAACGTAACTATGGGTGTTAAAAGACGACGTTGTGTTACTTCTTGTCCATCGCCACCAGCTTATGGAAATTGTGACATGCCATCAGCTTGCTGTGGTCCTTCGAATACACCCTGTGGTGCACCATCACCAATACCTTGCTCACCTTCGCCGTTATGTTGTCCTCCTTTGCCGGAGGGTGGCATACCTGATCCGCGGGTTTGGAATGCCTGCAATACGCCAGCCAGCTATCCAT GTGGCTTTTAA
- the LOC135951240 gene encoding keratin-associated protein 16-1-like isoform X1 has translation MCDPCCGPCPPCGPCGPCSPCDPCCAPFECSPKCYNGAQLDAIPQCAPRIPPPLPKSITVQQPPRLICKKRVVFTEKVIPEPMVVNRCRQITIPKVVDTTRVIKVPKLTWVSQMVREPRVIYYPSMIPDPYVVCYPKRICEPREVCQSILCQPKPQTLDVPPPREYCCYPTGPINYKSSAACPPCPIGPNSPCGPCGPLPCFSTNQYPLCEPCGPCGPGGPCGPCGPCVPNCGPCGMTMPSGPYVPTPCGPSGPCGPCGPSQGLS, from the exons atgtgtgacCCATGCTGCGGACCTTGCCCACCCTGCGGACCTTGTGGTCCCTGCAGTCCCTGTGATCCCTGCTGTGCACCATTTGAG TGCTCTCCAAAATGTTACAATGGTGCCCAATTAGATGCCATACCACAATGTGCACCACGCATACCACCACCGTTACCCAAATCTATAACGGTTCAGCAACCGCCCCGATTGATTTGTAAAAAACGTGTAGTTTTTACCGAAAAAGTTATACCCGAACCTATGGTCGTTAATCGTTGTCGCCAAATAACTATACCAAAAGTTGTCGACACAACTAGAGTTATTAAAGTGCCCAAATTAACGTGGGTCTCGCAAATGGTGCGAGAACCTAGAGTTATATATTATCCCTCAATGATACCAGATCCCTATGTTGTTTGCTATCCCAAACGTATATGTGAGCCCAGAGAAGTTTGCCAATCGATACTGTGTCAGCCCAAGCCCCAAACATTGGATGTTCCACCACCACGGGAGTATTGTTGTTATCCAACAGGCCCCATTAATTATAAATCTAGTGCTGCTTGTCCACCTTGTCCTATCGGACCTAATTCGCCTTGTGGCCCCTGCGGTCCTTTGCCATGTTTCTCAACGAATCAATATCCGTTGTGTGAGCCATGTGGCCCGTGTGGACCCGGTGGTCCTTGTGGACCCTGCGGTCCTTGTGTACCTAACTGTGGACCATGTGGCATGACGATGCCTTCAGGACCTTATGTGCCCACGCCATGTGGCCCCTCTGGACCTTGCGGACCTTGTGGACCAT CCCAAGGCCTGTCGTAG
- the LOC135952248 gene encoding collagen alpha-1(XI) chain-like, whose product MKGRWQRIGNHQHFKNTAKMSYWIGFCIIALFGIAHAEDQIDLIKEFGFPELPPGITAVPGMCGMERNPYQLHKSPAYNVDKDAILTVQTSEIFPDGFPTDFSIVLAIRSNRNSQTSAPIFTIYSEESEEVLSLSIGPQIQFSYEQIDAGFNQHNDINFGIGITDDKWHRIGLSVKGSSATLNLDCTKQVTRRLDRTLGSSIATNGLILTGVQMSNDDGFFMGDVQMMSIWNTPEAGYEVCTKYVTPCIDESFYGEDSTKGSRSFSHGRAGSRGNASGSSRSRSYSSSSSSGSLSGDALRSRSSGDGKSANYEFGLAGDISNDGSLSTADQEPTLDLGIIGDTSKETGFSLGTGASNAAPLRPRTDFGLSGGASNGFGTSYHSNDTKKEAEISDNDYGIDGDYEGVINFSETPLTSEEGTQTLDPTMGSDELGAEQLPNNDTTTKTRKTKKDRKKSKKSSKEEFSGEIDFTNPIDLGNEATNRNTTFNVTTYDRPFEAGSSPCYPGPRGYTGLPGPPGDRGPKGEPGRDGLPGSDGVQGPAGHVFVVPTVPGGSGGNEKGPDPQAEALRQMISQHMMALRGPEGPAGLTGPSGPPGLTGPQGQKGEPGDAGEPGLRGLRGPNGPQGREGRRGRSGRDGERGAQGSQGPKGEIGPIGPMGIPGEKGHRGSPGQRGEKGQQGVEGHPGEDGPPGLPGLPGELGPRGFPGPRGFPGPIGNPGPQGNEGQTGSKGNTGPTGQPGAPGQQGSQGPIGSPGPLGKSGPPGIPGPSGKPGLPGLPGADGSPGVAGTPGQTGPKGDQGVQGVQGPVGFPGPRGSKGDDGLRGPPGDKGDAGDRGIDGEKGDMGVPGERGTAGAAGAPGPEGPEGPKGFEGPRGETGPQGLTGEKGKQGPQGFQGYPGPSGDKGDKGATGATGPAGIKGERGPQGPSGERGETGPRGFRGSRGRRGNDGSTGPKGDSGQPGPPGIQGERGPQGAEGPRGFIGMPGVPGSDGKTGPHGPPGERGQPGEPGKPGPIGELGVIGPRGAPGEMGPIGEPGIPGLPGQPGEAGIPGESGKEGPQGPVGPMGNQGPQGPTGLPGFPGERGHQGQPGLPGLKGEQGMTGGPGLTGDKGQAGVPGQLGLPGPQGNQGNPGNPGAPGAKGEVGERGPIGPAGRDGITGLRGLPGPPGPMGTPGEDGDKGEAGIPGEKGLKGNQGEQGPAGPAGPQGPRGESGPPGSPGEKGPPGEQGHRGIKGEDGKQGLPGLMGKTGLQGLPGPAGVKGERGDDGLMGPVGPPGPPGDQGRRGPKGAIGHQGKPGPRGLPGLTGADGPQGPPGPVGPTGRAGEKGIAGPKGEEGKSGPVGPQGRPGVAGPEGPKGDIGPRGFPGARGEPGLVGLKGDVGPEGEDGKPGELGPPGEQGPEGRIGETGPPGKQGPEGPSGMQGPTGPHGEKGDKGDLGPEGPLGMIGPQGPAGVQGLRGARGPQGIVGDIGLPGLAGPEGKEGKVGLPGPAGPKGDRGRRGQKGHRGELGMAGIKGEQGEKGDRGFRGPHGPEGPKGDPGPLGPVGHKGNDGPPGLPGMHGPTGPKGVDGRAGNKGELGPPGPPGVPGAPAEAPMIPPELLFQMQQYSTTKAETRRRRDVDISAAIEDDDDVNELMGVFSSPVARSNEDKKKTKRKKKKKLETSEASDKIVDMYNAIYGMRQEMDKIRKPTGTQDNPGRSCRDLYYAHAQFEDDWYWIDPNGGMPDDAIKVYCKMSSNGETCIYPDVHTSERPLVPMRLGNEKQWFSQMQGGAKISYDGIGVVQLTFLKLLSQEAYQNFTYYCRNSVAWHDRTHNNFEKALKFMGDNEMEITVEEGGLKPEVVKDECANTHASGSTVLLFTTKRLSYLPLNDFLPSDYGKENQAFGFQVGPVCFK is encoded by the exons ATGAAAGGCAGATGGCAGCGAATTGGAAatcatcaacattttaaaaatactgcTAAAATGTCGTATTGGATTGGATTTTGTATAATTGCCTTATTTGGAATTGCACATGCGGAAG ACCAAATTGATCTTATTAAAGAATTCGGTTTTCCCGAGTTACCACCGGGTATAACAGCAGTTCCTGGCATGTGTGGCATGGAGAGAAATCCATATCAGCTGCATAAATCACCCGCCTACAACGTAGACAAAGATGCCATCTTAACGGTGCAAACATCGGAAATTTTTCCTGATGGTTTTCCCACAGATTTCTCTATAGTTTTAGCTATACGCAGCAATCGCAACAGTCAAACATCAGCACCCATATTCACAATATATTCTGAAGAAAGTGAAGAAGTGCTATCGCTCAGTATTGGTCCACAGATACAATTTAGTTACGAACAAATAGATGCGGGCTTTAATCAACACAATGATATTAATTTTGGTATTGGTATTACTGATGACAAATGGCATCGTATTGGTTTAAGTGTTAAGGGCAGTTCGGCTACTTTGAATTTGGATTGTACGAAGCAAGTAACAAGACGATTGGATCGTACTTTGGGCAGTTCAATTGCCACAAATGGTTTGATTTTGACAGGTGTACAAATGAGTAATGATGATGGTTTCTTTATGGGCGATGTTCAGATGATGTCCATATGGAATACTCCGGAAGCTGGCTATGAAGTTTGCACAAAATATGTGACACCCTGTATAGATGAATCGTTTTATGGCGAAGACAGTACAAAGGGCAGTAGAAGTTTTTCGCATGGCCGAGCTGGAAGTAGAGGAAATGCATCTGGCTCTTCTAGATCAAGAAGTTATTCAAGTTCTTCAAGTTCCGGTTCATTAAGTGGAGATGCCTTACGCTCCAGATCATCAGGGGATGGCAAGTCTGCGAACTACGAATTTGGTTTGGCAGGTGATATTTCAAACGATGGTTCTCTGTCAACTGCTGACCAAGAACCGACATTGGATTTAGGCATAATTGGTGATACTTCAAAAGAAACAGGATTTTCTTTGGGAACGGGTGCTTCAAATGCAGCACCTTTAAGGCCAAGAACTGATTTTGGATTATCTGGTGGTGCCTCAAATGGATTTGGTACTTCTTACCACTCCAATGACACGAAAAAAGAAGCTGAAATTTCAGATAATGATTATGGCATTGATGGAGATTATGAAGGtgtaataaatttcagtgaaactCCTTTAACAAGTGAAGAAGGCACACAAACGTTAGATCCAACTATGGGATCAGATGAATTGGGAGCCGAGCAGCTACCAAATAACGATACAACTACAAAAActcgaaaaactaaaaaagatcgAAAGAAATCTAAGAAATCATCGAAAGAAGAATTTTCTGGCGAAATAGATTTCACCAATCCCATCGATTTGGGAAATGAAGCAACTAAtagaaatacaacttttaaTGTCACAACATATGATAGGCCCTTTGAGGCTGGTAGTTCACCTTGCTATCCAGGACCTAGAGGTTATACAGGTTTGCCAGGTCCACCAGGTGATCGAGGCCCAAAAGGAGAACCTGGCCGTGATGGTTTACCAGGATCAGATGGAGTTCAAGGTCCCGCTGGTCATGTTTTTGTGGTGCCA aCAGTTCCAGGTGGCAGTGGTGGTAATGAGAAGGGCCCTGACCCACAAGCTGAAGCTTTACGACAAATGATTTCTCAACATATG ATGGCTTTACGTGGCCCCGAAGGTCCAGCAGGTTTAACCGGACCGTCTGGTCCACCTGGACTAACCGGCCCTCAAGGACAAAAAGGCGAACCTGGAGATGCTGGTGAGCCA GGTTTACGAGGCCTTCGTGGTCCCAACGGCCCACAGGGACGGGAAGGCAGACGTGGCCGTTCTGGGCGAGATGGTGAACGTGGTGCCCAAGGCTCTCAAGGTCCTAAAGGTGAAATAGGACCCATTGGTCCAATGGGCATACCAGGAGAAAAAGGACATCGTGGAAGTCCTGGACAAAGAGGTGAAAAAGGTCAACAAGGTGTAGAAGGTCATCCTGGTGAAGATGGTCCTCCAGGACTACCTGGACTGCCAGGTGAATTG GGCCCTAGAGGTTTCCCTGGCCCACGTGGTTTTCCCGGACCTATTGGAAATCCGGGGCCTCAAGGTAATGAAGGTCAAACAGGTTCTAAAGGTAACACTGGCCCAACTGGTCAACCCGGTGCACCAGGACAACAAGGCTCACAGGGACCAATTGGATCTCCTGGTCCTCTAGGAAAATCTGGTCCACCTGGCATACCTGGTCCAAGCGGTAAACCTGGTTTACCCGGTTTGCCAGGAGCTGATGGCTCTCCAGGTGTAGCAGGTACTCCCGGTCAAACAGGACCAAAAGGTGATCAAGGCGTACAAGGTGTGCAAGGTCCTGTAGGTTTTCCTGGACCTCGTGGCTCTAAAGGTGATGATGGTCTTCGAGGACCTCCGGGAGACAAAGGTGATGCAGGTGATCGTGGTATTGATGGAGAAAAAGGTGATATGGGTGTACCAGGAGAGCGTGGTACAGCCGGTGCTGCGGGAGCTCCTGGCCCCGAAGGCCCTGAGGGACCGAAAGGTTTTGAGGGCCCAAGAGGTGAAACTGGTCCACAAGGCTTGACAGGGGAGAAAGGCAAACAAGGCCCACAAGGTTTCCAAGGCTATCCTGGACCTTCAGGTGATAAAGGAGACAAAGGTGCCACCGGTGCTACGGGGCCAGCTGGTATTAAAGGCGAAAGAGGTCCGCAAGGTCCATCTGGTGAGAGGGGTGAAACTGGTCCCAGAGGTTTTAGAGGATCTAGAGGTAGACGTGGTAATGATGGCAGCACCGGTCCCAAAGGTGACAGTGGTCAACCTGGTCCCCCAGGAATACAAGGCGAAAGAGGTCCACAAGGCGCTGAAGGACCTAGAGGTTTTATTGGAATGCCAGGTGTACCAGGATCTGATGGTAAAACTGGACCACATGGTCCTCCCGGTGAAAGAGGTCAACCA GGGGAACCAGGTAAACCTGGACCTATTGGAGAGCTGGGTGTTATTGGACCAAGAGGTGCTCCCGGAGAAATGGGGCCAATTGGAGAACCTGGAATACCAGGCTTACCTGGACAACCTGGAGAAGCTGGTATACCGGGAGAATCTGGTAAAGAAGGTCCCCAAGGACCAGTAGGCCCTATGGGTAATCAAGGTCCCCAAGGCCCTACCGGTCTGCCAGGTTTCCCAGGAGAGAGAGGTCATCAAGGACAACCAGGTCTTCCGGGTTTAAAAGGCGAACAAGGTATGACAGGTGGTCCTGGCTTAACGGGCGACAAAGGACAAGCTGGTGTACCTGGTCAATTAGGTCTACCTGGACCACAAGGAAATCAAGGTAATCCTGGAAATCCCGGAGCTCCAGGAGCTAAAGGTGAAGTTGGTGAAAGAGGCCCTATAGGTCCAGCGGGTAGAGATGGAATAACTGGACTTAGAGGTTTACCAGGACCACCAGGCCCTATGGGCACTCCAGGTGAAGATGGTGACAAAGGAGAGGCTGGAATACCTGGAGAAAAGGGTCTGAAAGGAAACCAAGGCGAACAA GGTCCTGCTGGTCCCGCTGGACCTCAAGGTCCTAGAGGAGAATCTGGCCCACCAGGATCTCCTGGTGAAAAGGGTCCACCGGGCGAACAAGGACACCGTGGTATTAAGGGCGAAGATGGTAAACAGGGCTTGCCTGGTCTCATGGGAAAAACCGGTTTGCAAGGTCTACCCGGTCCAGCTGGAGTTAAAGGTGAAAGAGGAGATGATGGCTTAATGGGCCCCGTTGGGCCTCCAGGTCCACCTGGTGATCAAGGTCGCAGAGGACCAAAAG GTGCAATTGGGCATCAAGGAAAACCTGGACCACGTGGTCTTCCTGGTTTAACAGGAGCTGATGGTCCTCAGGGACCTCCGGGTCCTGTTGGTCCAACTGGACGTGCCGGAGAGAAAGGTATTGCAGGGCCTAAAGGAGAAGAAGGTAAATCGGGACCTGTAGGTCCTCAAGGCAGACCCGGTGTGGCTGGTCCAGAGGGTCCTAAAGGTGATATAGGTCCAAGAGGTTTTCCTGGTGCTAGAGGAGAGCCAGGTTTGGTGGGACTTAAAGGCGATGTTGGTCCTGAAGGTGAGGATGGTAAACCGGGTGAACTTGGACCACCAGGTGAACAAGGTCCCGAAGGTAGAATAGGAGAGACAGGACCACCAGGTAAACAGGGTCCTGAAGGACCTTCTGGCATGCAAGGCCCAACTGGGCCTCATGGAGAAAAGGGTGATAAAGGTGATTTAGGTCCTGAAGGACCTTTAGGCATGATCGGTCCTCAAGGACCTGCTGGCGTACAAGGTCTACGTGGAGCTAGAGGACCGCAAGGCATAGTAGGAGACATCGGTTTACCAGGTCTTGCTGGACCGGAGGGTAAAGAAGGTAAAGTTGGTTTACCGGGTCCGGCAGGACCCAAAGGCGATAGAGGCAGAAGAGGTCAAAAGGGCCATCGTGGTGAACTTGGTATGGCGGGTATTAAAGGAGAACAAGGTGAAAAGGGTGATCGAGGCTTCAGAGGACCCCATGGACCAGAAGGCCCCAAAGGTGATCCAGGTCCATTGGGTCCTGTTGGTCATAAAGGTAATGATGGGCCACCTGGTTTGCCGGGCATGCATGGTCCAACTGGTCCCAAAGGTGTTGATGGTCGAGCTGGCAATAAGGGTGAATTAGGACCGCCCGGCCCACCTGGTGTACCAGGAGCACCCGCAGAAGCGCCCATGATACCGCCCGAACTATTATTCCAAATGCAACAATATTCCACTACTAAAGCAGAAACCAGACGTCGCAGAGACGTTGACATATCAGCCGCAATTGAAGACGATGATGATGTAAATGAACTAATGGGTGTATTTTCAAGTCCTGTGGCAAGATCCAACGAAGataagaagaaaacaaaacgcaagaaaaagaagaaattaGAAACATCTGAGGCTTCTGACAAAATAGTGGATATGTACAATGCTATATATGGCATGCGCCAAGAAATGGATAAAATTCGGAAACCCACAGGCACCCAAGATAACCCTGGTCGTTCTTGTCGCGACTTGTATTATGCACATGCCCAGTTTGAAGACGATTGGTATTGGATTGATCCTAACGGCGGTATGCCAGACGATGCCATTAAGGTTTATTGTAAAATGTCAAGTAATGGAGAAACCTGCATATATCCCGATGTTCATACATCGGAAAGACCTCTGGTGCCCATGCGCCTAGGCAATGAAAAACAATGGTTTTCGCAAATGCAGGGTGGTGCCAAAATAAGCTATGATGGCATAGGAGTAGTTCAATTGACTTTCTTGAAACTTTTATCACAAGAAGCATATCAAAACTTTACGTACTACTGTCGCAACTCAGTGGCCTGGCATGATCGTACACACAATAATTTCGAAAAGGCGCTCAAATTTATGGGTGATAATGAGATGGAAATAACAGTGGAGGAGGGTGGTCTTAAACCGGAAGTGGTTAAAGATGAGTGTGCG AATACGCATGCTTCGGGATCAACCGTTTTACTTTTTACAACAAAACGTTTAAGTTATTTGCCACTTAACGATTTTTTGCCCTCGGACTATGGCAAAGAAAATCAAGCCTTTGGTTTCCAAGTTGGTCCCGTTTGTTTTAAATag
- the LOC135950805 gene encoding uncharacterized protein LOC135950805 — protein sequence MTSDLHENRYTGVFTIADFESEGKVGLYKRSNNKYNPYLFQDTTFESCKFLAKRSSFPMIDYLYKQIEKYTNINRSCPISENVLMNRMRIDMEKLKWMPLANGDYAVFTHWIVGGKERFTVDFFFSFRE from the exons atgacttctgatttacatgaaaatcggtatacggGGGTATTCACGattgctgatttcgaatctgag ggTAAGGTTGGCTTATACAAACGTTCGAATAATAAATACAATCCATATTTATTTCAAGACACTACATTTGAAAGTTGCAAATTTTTAGCGAAACGTTCAAGTTTTCCCATGATTGactatttatataaacaaattgaaaaatataccaACATAAATCGATCCTGTCCTATAAGC gaaAATGTGTTAATGAATCGTATGCGCATAGATATGGAGAAATTGAAATGGATGCCCCTGGCTAATGGGGATTATGCAGTTTTTACTCATTGGATCGTGGGCGGCAAAGAGCGATTCACAGTTGATTTCTTTTTCTCTTTTCGtgaataa